A portion of the Vespa velutina chromosome 5, iVesVel2.1, whole genome shotgun sequence genome contains these proteins:
- the LOC124949486 gene encoding serine protease snake-like isoform X1, translating into MDLRRQFLSTVIVFFFALHWKILFIVAIARKSEKKCEEYGKLVYEIEPSPVLRIGAGFNVVSRCAIVGTPLIVGGIKAKMAEFPHMAVIGFGRNLSDVSWLCGGSIISERYILTAAHCLESRDNGPALMVRVGTTNLEIKEDSLQERKIIRRIKHPDYKLPAKYHDLGLIELNKPLELNPNVRPACLEMSFQPPGKQAIATGFGRTSYGEMSTNKDLMKVQLDYINEESCKKRYQFDLGRRYLPDGFIQNFLCAGMMEGGKDTCQGDSGGPLQRVLEHPYCTYSIVGVTSFGKFCAMKNSPAIYTRVSSYLDWIESIVWP; encoded by the exons ATGGATCTTCGACGACAATTTTTATCGACcgtcattgttttctttttcgcatTACATTGGAAGATATTGTTCATCGTTGCGATTGCccgaaaaagtgaaaaga AATGCGAGGAATACGGCAAACTGGTTTATGAAATTGAACCTTCGCCCGTTCTTCGAATCGGAGCCGGTTTCAATGTTGTTTCTCGTTGTGCTATCGTCGGGACACCATTGATCGTTGGTGGTATTAAAGCTAAAATGGCCGAATTCCCGCATATG GCTGTAATTGGATTTGGTAGGAACTTATCAGATGTGTCATGGTTATGCGGAGGAAGTATTATTTCGGAGAGATATATCTTAACCGCAGCTCACTGTTTGGAATCACGCGACAA TGGACCGGCATTAATGGTACGAGTGGGTACGACGAATTTAGAGATAAAAGAGGATAGCttgcaagagagaaaaataatacgtagAATAAAACATCCGGATTATAAATTGCCAGCTAAATATCACGACTTGGGTTTGATAGAATTGAATAAACCTTTGGAATTAAATCCAAATGTTAGGCCAGCCTGTCTCGAGATGAGTTTTCAACCACCGGGAAAGCAAGCTATAGCAACTGGATTTGGTAGAACGTCTTACG GTGAAATGTCGACGAACAAGGATCTAATGAAAGTCCAATTGGATTATATAAACGAAGAATCCTGTAAGAAACGATATCAATTCGATTTAGGCCGTCGTTATTTGCCCGATggatttatacaaaattttctatGCGCCGGAATGATGGAGGGTGGTAAGGATACTTGTcag ggCGACAGTGGCGGCCCACTACAAAGAGTACTTGAACATCCTTATTGCACTTATAGCATCGTCGGAGTAACGAGTTTCGGAAAATTTTGCGCAATGAAAAATTCACCGGCCATATACACACGAGTCAGTTCATATTTGGATTGGATCGAATCGATTGTTTGGCCATAA
- the LOC124949486 gene encoding serine protease snake-like isoform X2 → MAFLYRKTKYTECEEYGKLVYEIEPSPVLRIGAGFNVVSRCAIVGTPLIVGGIKAKMAEFPHMAVIGFGRNLSDVSWLCGGSIISERYILTAAHCLESRDNGPALMVRVGTTNLEIKEDSLQERKIIRRIKHPDYKLPAKYHDLGLIELNKPLELNPNVRPACLEMSFQPPGKQAIATGFGRTSYGEMSTNKDLMKVQLDYINEESCKKRYQFDLGRRYLPDGFIQNFLCAGMMEGGKDTCQGDSGGPLQRVLEHPYCTYSIVGVTSFGKFCAMKNSPAIYTRVSSYLDWIESIVWP, encoded by the exons ATGGCATTTTTATATCGCAAAACTAAGTACACAG AATGCGAGGAATACGGCAAACTGGTTTATGAAATTGAACCTTCGCCCGTTCTTCGAATCGGAGCCGGTTTCAATGTTGTTTCTCGTTGTGCTATCGTCGGGACACCATTGATCGTTGGTGGTATTAAAGCTAAAATGGCCGAATTCCCGCATATG GCTGTAATTGGATTTGGTAGGAACTTATCAGATGTGTCATGGTTATGCGGAGGAAGTATTATTTCGGAGAGATATATCTTAACCGCAGCTCACTGTTTGGAATCACGCGACAA TGGACCGGCATTAATGGTACGAGTGGGTACGACGAATTTAGAGATAAAAGAGGATAGCttgcaagagagaaaaataatacgtagAATAAAACATCCGGATTATAAATTGCCAGCTAAATATCACGACTTGGGTTTGATAGAATTGAATAAACCTTTGGAATTAAATCCAAATGTTAGGCCAGCCTGTCTCGAGATGAGTTTTCAACCACCGGGAAAGCAAGCTATAGCAACTGGATTTGGTAGAACGTCTTACG GTGAAATGTCGACGAACAAGGATCTAATGAAAGTCCAATTGGATTATATAAACGAAGAATCCTGTAAGAAACGATATCAATTCGATTTAGGCCGTCGTTATTTGCCCGATggatttatacaaaattttctatGCGCCGGAATGATGGAGGGTGGTAAGGATACTTGTcag ggCGACAGTGGCGGCCCACTACAAAGAGTACTTGAACATCCTTATTGCACTTATAGCATCGTCGGAGTAACGAGTTTCGGAAAATTTTGCGCAATGAAAAATTCACCGGCCATATACACACGAGTCAGTTCATATTTGGATTGGATCGAATCGATTGTTTGGCCATAA
- the LOC124949482 gene encoding interleukin enhancer-binding factor 2, which translates to MVRGGRGGMLRGGRGGMGRGMGFPRKQFLPRHPFDYTLCEAAFPRVKPAPDESDLQSALLKKNADMCPTPKEQTSILNLVTKLQSVLDNLIVAPGTFEACQLEEVRQVGSFKKGTMIKGHNIADIVVILKTLPTKTAVEALGTKVNNDLKTGNPKEVFRLVQTERGFDIANNEATVRVLITTLHQNLRKLESDQHLDVQICQGHLAAIRHSRWFEENAHHSSIKVLIRLLRDLRSRFEGLEPLSPWMLDLLAHNAIMNNPSRQALPINQAYKRVLQLLASGLFLPGSAGISDPCEGGNIRVHTAMTLEQQDLVCLTAQTLLRVLAHGGYRPLLEGTNKLAVEMSVWAGGVVASPLDKAYEPPTEQEQQEDMEESNEEMITENV; encoded by the exons ATGGTACGAGGTGGACGCGGTGGAATGCTCAGAGGTGGAAGAGGTGGTATGGGCCGTGGAATGGGATTTCCACGAAAACAATTTCTACCAAGACATCCATTTGATTATACATTATGCGAAGCTGCATTCCCACGTGTGAAACCAGCTCCAGACGAATCAGACCTTCAATCTgctcttttgaaaaaaaatgctGATATGTGTCCAACCCCGAAGGAACAGACTTCTATCTTGAATTTAGTAACAAAATTGCAAAGTGTTTTGGATAATTTGATCGTTGCGCCTGGAACTTTTGAAGcttgt CAATTAGAAGAAGTTAGACAAGTTGGTAGttttaaaaaaggaacaatGATCAAAGGTCATAATATTGCTGatattgttgttattcttAAAACACTACCAACTAAAACTGCAGTGGAAGCGCTTGGAACAAAAGTCAATAATGATCTTAAGACCGGAAATCCTAAAGAGGTCTTTAGACTTGTACAAACAGAACGTGGTTTTGATATTGCTAATAACGAGGCCACTGTAAGGGTATTAATAACAACGTTGCATCAAAATTTGCGTAAATTGGAATCAGATCAACATTTGGATGTACAGATTTGTCAAG gacaCTTGGCAGCAATTCGACATTCTCGTTGGTTCGAAGAGAATGCCCATCATTCTAGTATCAAGGTTCTGATTAGATTACTTAGAGATCTTCGAAGTAGGTTTGAAGGTTTAGAACCATTGTCACCTTGGATGCTCGATTTACTCGCACATAATGCAATAATGAATAATCCAAGTCGACAGGCATTGCCAATAAATCAAGCTTATAAAAGGGTACTTCAATTACTTGCTTCTGGATTATTTCTTCCAGGATCAGCTG gTATATCTGATCCTTGCGAAGGTGGTAATATCCGTGTTCACACAGCCATGACCTTAGAGCAACAGGATTTAGTGTGTTTGACCGCACAAACACTATTACGTGTTCTAGCTCACGGAGGTTATAGGCCACTTTTAGAAGGTACAAATAAACTAGCCGTTGAAATGAGTGTATGGGCTGGTGGTGTTGTTGCTAGTCCTTTAGATAAAGCATATGAGCCTCCAACAGAACAGGAACAACAAGAGGATATGGAAGAAAGTAACGAAGAAATGATAAcagaaaatgtataa
- the LOC124949481 gene encoding serine protease snake-like → MKMSFVTLTSINIIVHFILIFHRAQGQLYEGSRCSTNGKDGVCTVLIKCTVVYNELLSGKPPENICGFSNFDPIVCCPKDEQLNRGTTSTTTTTTTTTTTTTTTTTERPIKPTINERGALARAKCQEYSQYVYELQYPPILTANAKPINVSVCGVKGKTLIVGGTIALPKEFPHMVAIGYESSDGILWNCGGSLVSERYVLTAAHCTYSQDWGGAKWARVGDLNLARTDDNARPKNYRIIKRIRNPKYKIPSQYHDIALFKLESNVEFNAYVRPACLQTTLPDAPENKATATGWGLVDWQDETGSDNLLKVTLDIVPQSSCNTSFNDGVDIQLLRGIVEDWQLCAGGIGKDTCQGDSGGPLAIFNNEHFCMYNIIGVTSLGRLCGTNIPGVYTRVYNYIPWLENVIWGENN, encoded by the exons ATGAAAATGTCTTTCGTGACTTTAACAtcgatcaatattatcgttcattttatcttGATCTTTCATCGTGCACAGGGACAACTTTACGAAG gAAGTCGATGCTCGACAAACGGAAAGGACGGTGTTTGTacagttttaataaaatgtactGTCGTGTATAACGAGTTACTATCCGGTAAACCACCTGAAAATATTTGTGGATTTTCGAATTTCGATCCGATTGTATGTTGCCCTAAGGATGAACAATTAAATCGTGGTACAACatcaactactactactactaccactactactactactactactactactactacagaACGGCCAATAAAACCTACTATAAATGAACGAGGTGCTCTTGCTCGAGCAA AATGTCAAGAATACTCTCAGTATGTCTACGAACTTCAATATCCACCAATTTTAACGGCCAATGCAAAACCAATTAATGTTTCGGTATGTGGTGTTAAGGGTAAGACATTGATAGTAGGTGGTACTATAGCACTTCCAAAAGAATTTCCTCACATGGTTGCAATTGGTTACGAAAGTAGCGATGGTATTCTTTGGAACTGTGGTGGAAGTTTGGTTTCCGAGAGATACGTTTTAACAGCCGCCCATTGTACATATTCACAAGATTG GGGTGGCGCTAAATGGGCGAGAGTAGGCGATCTGAATCTTGCACGAACGGACGACAATGCAAGACCAAAAAATTACAGGATAAtcaaaagaattagaaatcCAAAATACAAAATACCTTCGCAGTATCACGATATTGCACTTTTCAAATTGGAATCCAACGTGGAATTCAATGCATACGTTAGACCTGCTTGTCTTCAAACTACTTTACCTGATGCACCTGAAAATAAAGCGACCGCTACCGGTTGGGGTTTGGTAGATTGGC aagACGAAACTGGGTCGGATAATTTATTGAAGGTCACATTAGATATTGTACCCCAATCATCTTGCAATACAAGTTTCAACGACGGTGTAGATATTCAACTATTACGTGGCATCGTTGAAGATTGGCAATTATGCGCTGGTGGAATAGGCAAAGACACTTGTCAG GGCGACAGTGGTGGTCCATTGGCAATTTTCAATAACGAACATTTTTGTATGTACAATATCATTGGCGTTACGAGTTTAGGAAGATTATGTGGTACCAATATTCCAGGAGTATATACTAGAGTTTACAATTATATACCTTGGCTAGAAAATGTGATATGGggtgaaaataattga
- the LOC124949483 gene encoding uncharacterized protein LOC124949483, whose translation MSAIIDACGNDTGSPSMSKTEDNLSNSDGPLIRKSVHQNSNSSLRISSENVNATTIVTSRGSTPIGEKSTRKRYCLWTLTFFLAIIGLCNLFLSITIIAVLRISQGMESMEMIPEENLVKFYGRTDLDRICLQSGVCQSYGDEPMEISSDDGGIRIDVNDKLNPETSQRSQVEILPNGTSISQVRSFEIKDFRTGAIYFTTDYPKFGLPSGVDRIDVKIAQTHRITSPVNESLEINSDDRISLHGAEGIKMESKDIFWNASNDVLLKSLNGSIIFDMKNGVIIDINNIPVVPMFIQNPTDQEQFKVCICMPQGKLFKVPVRAGTNLRSANCARISRTPENDPCLR comes from the exons ATGTCGGCCATCATCGATGCCTGTGGAAACGACACCGGATCACCTTCCATGTCAAAAACGGAAGATAATTTATCGAATAGCGATGGACCATTGATTAGAAAAAGCGTTCATCAAAACAGTAACAGCAGTCTACGTATAAG ctcCGAAAACGTTAATGCAACGACGATCGTCACCTCTCGTGGATCAACACCGATCGGTGAGAAATCAACGAGGAAACGTTACTGCCTCTGgacattaacatttttcttagcAATAATCGGCCTCTGTAATCTATTCTTAAGTATCACGATTATTGCGGTATTAAGAATAAGTCAAGGTATGGAGTCAATGGAAATGATACCCGAAGAAAATCTTGTGAAATTTTACGGTCGTACTGATTTGGACAGA ATTTGTTTGCAATCCGGTGTATGCCAAAGTTATGGTGACGAGCCAATGGAGATATCATCCGACGATGGTGGTATTAGAATCGACGTGAACGATAAATTAAATCCTGAAACATCGCAACGTTCGCAAGTTGAAATACTTCCAAATGGTACGAGCATTTCTcaggttcgttcgttcgaaattaAAGATTTTCGTACCGGTGCTATATACTTTACCACAGACTATCCAAAATTTGGTCTTCCAAGTGGTGTTGATAGAATAGATGTCAAAATAGCACAGACCCATAGAATTACATCGCCTGTTAATGAAAGCCTTGAGATCAATTCGGACGATCGAATTTCATTGCATGGTGCCGAAGGGATTAAAATGGAAAGCAAAGATATTTTTTGGAATGCAAGTAACGATGTACTTCTTAAAAGTCTTAACGGAAGTATCATATTTGATATGAAAAACGGtgttatcattgatattaataatatacctGTTGTACCGATGTTCATACAAAATCCTACTGATCAAGAACAATTTAAAGTATGCATTTGCATGCCCCAAGGTAAACTCTTTAAGGTTCCTGTACGTGCCGGGACCAATCTAAGATCTGCCAATTGTGCTCGAATCAGTAGAACTCCAGAAAATGATCCCTGTTTACGATAA